Proteins encoded by one window of Lathyrus oleraceus cultivar Zhongwan6 chromosome 1, CAAS_Psat_ZW6_1.0, whole genome shotgun sequence:
- the LOC127091693 gene encoding uncharacterized protein LOC127091693 — MDDTIFISQSKYVKNIVKKFGLESASHKRTLATTHLKLTKDEKGVDVDQSLYRSMIGSLLYLTTSRLDITFNVGLLSIDLDETNAKGINVKQDVMTLYYNNLSAINISKNPIQHRRTKHIDIRYHFIRDLVEDKIVTLEHVTTEKKLADIFTKALDENQFEKLRGELGICMLEML, encoded by the exons ATGGATGATACTATCTTCATTTCTCAAAGCAAGTATGTTAAGAATATAGTGAAGAAGTTTGGCCTAGAAAGTGCTAGTCACAAAAGGACACTTGCAACAACACACTTAAAACTAACTAAGGATGAAAAAGGTGTTGATGTGGATCAAAGTTTGTACAGGAGTATGATTGGTAGTCTTTTGTATCTTACAACTAGTAGACTAGACATCACTTTTAATGTAGGA TTGCTCTCAATTgatttggatgaaacaaatgctaAAGGAATTAATGTCAAgcaggatgtcatgacattatattATAACAATTTGAGTGCAATAAATATATCCAAGAATCCCATTCAACATAGGAGGACAAAGCATATTGACATTCGTTATCATTTTATTAGGGATCTTGTTGAGGATAAAATTGTTACTCTTGAGCATGTCACCACTGAGAAGAAACTAGCAGATATATTTACTAAAGCTTTGGATGAAAATCAGTTTGAGAAGTTAAGGGGAGAATTAGGAATTTGCATGCTTGAAATGTTATAA